Proteins from a genomic interval of Lolium perenne isolate Kyuss_39 chromosome 1, Kyuss_2.0, whole genome shotgun sequence:
- the LOC127298881 gene encoding uncharacterized protein, producing the protein MGSRQDFAFGWEPWTAPALEDLLPQLSREEQLRVQDYLRQHQRVHKDFRISRHSEGERDFIIIRHVRYALHHYNAKHPGEEFDAVKPLMEASAFFRGQMWYHINFWARCRKTKKIKRFFAEVHYKAPFSSFVLPPPIPGAEKPLSSSNSVCSDLPPPVPGYEKPPSSSSSVCSDLPPPVPGAPSSSSSSVCSHLSHSVPAAPSCSSFFPVFIPIVEACTIIEEPLGRHWKSCAFCRGHLDILHPKGRKFVCGNDKDRAVQRIKPCRSPMGLKMPFTCHLGRDSNN; encoded by the exons ATGGGTTCGCGGCAAGATTTTGCGTTCGGATGGGAGCCGTGGACGGCACCGGCGTTGGAGGACCTGCTCCCACAACTCTCCCGTGAGGAGCAGCTACGAGTGCAAGACTATTTGCGCCAGCACCAGCGTGTCCACAAGGACTTTCGTATTTCACGGCACTCTGAAGG GGAGCGCGACTTCATCATCATTCGCCATGTCCGCTACGCTCTCCACCATTACAATGCCAAACACCCA GGTGAAGAGTTTGATGCTGTGAAGCCTCTGATGGAAGCCAGTGCGTTTTTCAGGGGCCAGATGTGGTATCACATCAATTTCTGGGCTCGCTGCCGCAAGACCAAAAAGATCAAGCGCTTCTTTGCTGAGGTGCACTACAAGGCACCCTTCAGCAGCTTCGTCCTGCCACCACCAATTCCAGGAGCTGAGAAGCCACTCAGCAGCAGCAACTCTGTCTGCTCGGACCTGCCACCACCAGTCCCAGGATATGAGAAGCCACCCAGCAGTAGCAGCTCTGTCTGCTCGGACCTGCCACCTCCAGTTCCAGGAGcacccagcagcagcagcagctccgtcTGCTCGCACCTGTCACATTCTGTTCCAGCAGCACCCAGCTGCAGCTCCTTCTTTCCAGTCTTTATTCCCATCGTTGAAGCATGCACCATCATCG AAGAGCCTCTTGGCCGGCATTGGAAGAGCTGCGCATTCTGTCGTGGTCACTTAGACATTTTGCACCCAAAGGGTCGCAAGTTTGTTTGTGGAAATGACAAGGACAGGGCGGTACAACGAATCAAGCCCTGCAGGTCTCCTATGGGGCTGAAGATGCCATTCACTTGCCACCTGGGCAGGGATTCTAAcaactag
- the LOC127306923 gene encoding protein HOTHEAD-like produces the protein MAVGSARSAALVLAAAVLGSLFLVALSEDEQLEDLRFVQHAQDAPLVSHFNYIVVGGGTSGCPLAATLSEHSRVLLLERGGLPYRNMSNQEHFTDALADTSLASPAQRFISEDGVVNARARVLGGGSCLNAGFYTRASNDYVRTAGWDARLVNSSYRWVERALVFRPDVPPWQAALRDALLEAGVTPDNGFTFDHVTGTKIGGTIFDNNGQRHTAADFLRHARPRGLTVVLYATVSRILFRSQEGVAYPVAYGVVFADPLGVQHRVYLRDGPKNEVILTAGTLGSPQLLMLSGVGPQAHLEAHGIQVLVDQPMVGQGVADNPMNSVFIPSPVPVGLSLVQVVGITKSGSFIEGVSGSEFGIPVSDGARRLANFGLFSPQTGQLGTLPPRQRTPEALQRAAEAMRRLDRRAFRGGFILEKILGPVSSGHIELRSTDPRANPAVTFNYFQEAEDVERCVQGIQTIERVIQSRAFSNFTYANASVESIFTDSANFPVNLLPRHVNDSRSPEQYCRETVMTIWHYHGGCHVGAVVDDDYRVFGVQGLRVIDSSTFRYSPGTNPQATVMMLGRYMGIKIQAERWRK, from the exons ATGGCAGTTGGCAGTGCGAGATCGGCGGCGCTGGTGCTCGCCGCCGCCGTGCTTGGCTCGCTCTTCCTCGTCGCGCTCTCAGAGGACG AGCAACTGGAGGACCTGCGGTTCGTTCAGCACGCGCAGGACGCGCCGCTGGTGTCGCACTTCAACTACATCGTGGTCGGCGGCGGCACGTCCGGGTGCCCGCTGGCGGCGACGCTATCGGAGCACTCGCGAGTACTCCTGCTGGAGCGCGGGGGGCTCCCCTACCGCAACATGTCGAACCAGGAGCACTTCACGGACGCGCTGGCGGACACGTCGCTGGCGTCCCCGGCGCAGCGGTTCATCTCCGAGGACGGCGTGGTGAACGCGCGGGCGCGGGTGCTGGGCGGCGGGAGCTGCCTGAACGCCGGGTTCTACACGCGCGCCAGCAACGACTACGTGCGCACGGCCGGGTGGGACGCGCGGCTGGTGAACTCGTCCTACCGGTGGGTGGAGCGCGCGCTGGTGTTCCGGCCCGACGTGCCGCCGTGGCAGGCGGCGCTCCGCGACGCGCTGCTGGAGGCCGGCGTGACCCCGGACAACGGCTTCACCTTCGACCACGTGACCGGGACCAAGATCGGGGGCACCATCTTCGACAACAACGGGCAGCGCCACACGGCCGCCGACTTCCTCCGGCACGCGCGTCCCAGGGGGCTCACCGTGGTGCTGTACGCGACGGTGTCGCGGATCCTGTTCAGGAGCCAGGAGGGGGTGGCGTACCCGGTGGCGTACGGGGTGGTGTTCGCGGACCCGCTGGGGGTGCAGCACCGGGTGTACCTCCGGGACGGGCCCAAGAACGAGGTGATCCTGACGGCGGGGACGCTGGGGAGCCCGCAGCTGCTGATGCTCAGCGGCGTCGGCCCGCAGGCGCACCTGGAGGCGCACGGCATCCAGGTGCTGGTGGACCAGCCCATGGTCGGGCAGGGCGTCGCCGACAACCCCATGAACTCCGTCTTCATCCCGTCGCCCGTGCCGGTGGGGCTCTCCCTCGTGCAGGTCGTCGGGATCACCAAGTCCGGCAGCTTCATCGAGGGCGTCAGCGGCTCCGAGTTCGGCATCCCCGTCTCCGACGGCGCACGCCGCCTCGCCAACTTCGGCCTCTTCTCCCCTCAGACCGGGCAGCTCGGCACGCTGCCACCCAGGCAGAGGACGCCGGAGGCGCTGCAGCGCGCGGCGGAGGCCATGCGGCGGCTGGACAGACGGGCGTTCCGGGGCGGCTTCATCCTGGAGAAGATCCTCGGGCCGGTGTCCTCCGGCCACATCGAGCTGCGCAGCACCGACCCGCGCGCGAACCCGGCGGTGACGTTCAACTACTTCCAGGAGGCGGAGGACGTGGAGCGGTGCGTCCAGGGAATCCAGACGATCGAGCGGGTGATCCAGTCCCGCGCATTCTCTAACTTCACCTACGCCAACGCCTCCGTCGAGTCCATCTTCACCGACTCCGCCAACTTCCCCGTCAACCTGCTGCCGCGGCACGTCAACGACTCACGCTCGCCGGAGCAGTACTGCAGGGAGACCGTCATGACCATCTGGCACTACCACGGCGGATGCCACGTCGGTGCCGTCGTTGACGACGACTACCGGGTGTTTGGGGTGCAGGGGCTCAGGGTCATCGACAGCTCCACCTTCAGGTACTCCCCCGGCACCAACCCGCAGGCCACCGTCATGATGCTCGGCAG GTATATGGGCATCAAGATTCAGGCAGAGAGATGGAGGAAATGA